In a genomic window of Coregonus clupeaformis isolate EN_2021a chromosome 27, ASM2061545v1, whole genome shotgun sequence:
- the LOC121541410 gene encoding 60S ribosomal protein L12 isoform X1, giving the protein MPPKFDPNETKVVYMRCTGGEVGATSALAPKIGPLGLSPKKVGDDIAKATGDWKGLRITVKLTIMNRQAAIEVVPSASALIIKALKEPPRDRKKVKNIKHSGSVTFDEIVTVARTMRPRSIARELSGTIKEILGTAQSVGCTIDGRPPHDVIDDINSGKVECPSE; this is encoded by the exons ATGCCTCCCAAATTCGACCCAAATGAGACTAAAGTTG TGTACATGAGGTGCACAGGAGGAGAAGTTGGTGCCACCTCTGCTCTGGCTCCCAAGATTGGACCTCTGGGTCTG TCTCCCAAGAAGGTTGGCGATGATATTGCCAAGGCCACCGGAGACTGGAAGGGCCTGAGGATCACTGTCAAGCTGACCATCATGAACAGGCAGGCAGCG ATCGAGGTGGTGCCCTCTGCTTCGGCTCTGATCATTAAGGCCCTGAAGGAGCCCCCTCGTGACAGGAAGAAGGTCAAGAACA TCAAGCACAGCGGCAGTGTGACCTTTGACGAGATCGTGACAGTCGCCCGCACAATGAGGCCCCGCTCCATTGCCAGGGAGCTTTCTG GAACCATCAAGGAGATTCTGGGAACAGCCCAGTCTGTGGGTTGCACCATCGATGGCCGCCCTCCCCATGATGTCATTGACGACATCAACAGCGGCAAGGTGGAGTGCCCATCTGAGTAA
- the LOC121541410 gene encoding 60S ribosomal protein L12 isoform X2, which yields MRCTGGEVGATSALAPKIGPLGLSPKKVGDDIAKATGDWKGLRITVKLTIMNRQAAIEVVPSASALIIKALKEPPRDRKKVKNIKHSGSVTFDEIVTVARTMRPRSIARELSGTIKEILGTAQSVGCTIDGRPPHDVIDDINSGKVECPSE from the exons ATGAGGTGCACAGGAGGAGAAGTTGGTGCCACCTCTGCTCTGGCTCCCAAGATTGGACCTCTGGGTCTG TCTCCCAAGAAGGTTGGCGATGATATTGCCAAGGCCACCGGAGACTGGAAGGGCCTGAGGATCACTGTCAAGCTGACCATCATGAACAGGCAGGCAGCG ATCGAGGTGGTGCCCTCTGCTTCGGCTCTGATCATTAAGGCCCTGAAGGAGCCCCCTCGTGACAGGAAGAAGGTCAAGAACA TCAAGCACAGCGGCAGTGTGACCTTTGACGAGATCGTGACAGTCGCCCGCACAATGAGGCCCCGCTCCATTGCCAGGGAGCTTTCTG GAACCATCAAGGAGATTCTGGGAACAGCCCAGTCTGTGGGTTGCACCATCGATGGCCGCCCTCCCCATGATGTCATTGACGACATCAACAGCGGCAAGGTGGAGTGCCCATCTGAGTAA